TTCTAAGAGTTACCAAGACAGGATAGATCCGATCCAAGTGAATTTGTTTGAATCCATAATTTAGCTAGAATGAGTCGATTTCGAATTAGAATTTTAGCTTGACAACTTGGGTAGAGATTGGtttgtctttttatttgatGACATTACTCATccaattaactattttattcaCTTTTTGACAATATACTTTATCTTATCGATAGCTCTCCAGTGATATTATGTATCAACTCaaaagagtttgagtttgaattagaTGTTATGAATTcgattcaaacttgagttaatcTTAAATTTGACTCGATCAAATTGAATCCAACCTAAGTTGCAATCATCATATattgttttcctttatttaGTGATGTTTGGATTGATCTCTTATTAATAAAGCTTGGCTTAAATCCCATTCCTTGACTTAAATTTGAGGATAATCTTTCTAAATAAGACAATAAGGAAAAGAGGTGGTGGCAACGTTACAACCAATTCCTTGCAGTATGATACAGTGTTGGCGTTCAAGAATGAGCCTAGTCAACAACAATGGTGGGGACAATCCATCCTTCTGGTTTGCAAGTTagtaaaattgtgatttgagtGGTTCTGTAAATGGCAAGTCCAGCTATACACCATGTGGAAAAAACATTGTCAAGAAGTAAAATGTGTTTCATTTATTGCCATCTCTAACGCATTGTCAACATTTTCTTGATTAACTACttggtttcttttgttttggagCTTTAAGTTGTTtaatttgctttattttttttgtgggGTTGGTTTGTTTTCTGATACAGTTGGTTTACATGATTAAAGTTCAGATCTGTTCTCTTCTATGGTCATGGGTTGCAGAAATTAGGGacaaaggttaaaaaatttgacgCGTTTTGAATTGTAatgtgaaaaaacaaaactataatagaATATATGcgacaatatcttaacaatgaATCCAGTTATTAAACCAAGATGTTatgataactttttaaatgCCTATAGAAGCACAGTTTCTTCCATCAAACAGAAATTTCCCCAGATCTGAGACTAAATAGAGTTTAGGGTACATCAAATGCCAGTCATAGCATGCAAACATAATTGATATCATATTCACAAATTCTGGGAACTTAAGGGACCATATAAGATTGATAAAATAGACATCTAATGAATTATCTATTATCTTCATAAATAACAGAGTAAGAAACTATTACAGAAGCAAAAAAGCCAGTGTTCTAGTTATCTTTGTATAAGGTTACATGCCAAAGCCACAAGAAGCTCCGAACTCTGAGACAATGAGATAGATACTTGCACTCACTAAACCAGAACAATTAGCATTCCATAATgaagagagaattgtacttcGAGTAGTTCATATATATAATCAGGCCATGTCCAGTTCTGTTCTGAAGAAACTCAACACTTCATGTTTCGAGCCATGCCAAAGTTCCCACGATGAGATATTTGCTAGGAAGAATCCCTGCTGATGGACTAAGATACGTAACTGTTTTCCTgtggtaattaaaaattattttagatacaagtaaacaaaaacaacatcaGCATAAAAGATGGTTTCTACCAAGATGAGAACAAAAAGTTCAAACCTCCGCATGTCAATATCTGTGATATAGATAAACCCAGCAACATTGCTGCAGTTAAAGAGATAATGATcataaattatgaaagaatcatgaataaaaattatgcagCAATcgtaacttaaaaattttaggatCCCTGTTGGAAGGTCTTAGTCTAGATTTGAGCCAATTTATGATTAAGACTTATTGCAGAGATTAAATTTCTACATTATATCAATGTCATTATTCCAATAAATGGTATTAGGCACAATATTTGTTCTGCATGGTCAGGTggattattaattgataaaaatatagaGTTTATTGTCTCATAATGTAACAATTACCTTGATATAATTTCATCAGGTTCTTTGGCATATGAAACAGCAAGAACTAAATGGAGCAAATCCTGGTCAACATTCACAGGTACTAATCTCAGAGGATTGGCAACAGGGTCAGCCCCAATGGGTAGAGCTGATCTTGGTGCTTGTGGTCCACCACCAATCCGATAGACATGTAAATCACTGATATTTGCAACATTTGCATGTGGGGAGAAATCGTTTGTTAGGCCATAAAAGTATTCCTGGCGAAAGGAACATTAATATATCATTAGGAGACAGTACCCTAGATGTTAAAGTAGCAATAAGTCAGTAAGAACTCACAGAAACTGAAGagaatttatatatagattACATGATTTATACACATACCATGTTATTGAACAGAGCAAATATGCAGAAGGATTCATTTTTGAGAATCAGTCAAAGAGCAGACCAAGCTTAAATTGAATGCTTTGAAAGCTATTAGTTCCCAAACATCATAAAACATCTTCCAACCTCAAAGTTAgttccaaaaaataaataaataaaaccaccATATTTAAATTTGCCATTCAGTTCAGTGTGCTTAGTTTTTCATGCTTCCAGCCTACCCAGAAATTTCAGGCTGAAGAAAAGATGTCACTATTATGCTATATGGCTTAAAGGCCATGAGATACATCAACACCAAAAAGGGACGCAAACAACTGTCATTTACCCGTATCCTATAACTTCTGGTCTTCTGGCGAACTTTTGCATTCCTGGACACAACACCACCCGACTTCTGAAGTTTCACAACATCCACGTTAGGCTTGTTCTTTAATACATCCCTTAGCAGGCTGAAAAGTTTCTCCTGCATGTATCAATGGATGTTTGAGTTCTAATGAATTGGAAAATCAACAATTATATATGATCTGCATCTACTGTCAAGTAGTGAATTGCTAATGAACAAGTCTAACATTTTATAGAAGGGCATTCAAAATTTGACATGTTCACGcaagagaaatgaaaattttggccAGAAGAACCAACAGTTCttccaatttatttttgtttaatgcaTTTATGATTTACCTGACCCAACACAAGGACAACATTGGCATTAAATGTATCAATGGCATGAAGTATTAACTGCAAAAAGGAACAAAATATCCATTAAGAAACTTTTCGAATGTTTACTAATAGAAGCATTCTAAAATTACTCGATGTTCATCAGTATGGAACCTTCACAAAGACAATTACCTCATAACCAACACCTTCTATCCAACCCATGGTATTGATTACCATGCCTGCTGCTCGAGATTCTGCATTACCAGTAAATTGTTTTTCCAACATTTGAGCAAGCTCCTTCACAAGCACTTTGTACAAATCTACATTGTTGCTGCAaagaatcataaatttattgcTAAGTTTCTACCAACCGGAAAAGAATACTCCAACACAAGGTTTCCTATTGCAAGAGATAGAAAAGTAAAGGAAATTCCAATGTTGATTACCTAGGACTTGGGTGCCCAAAGAAGTAAACAAGAGCCATTTCAAGAGGAATCCCTTCAATTGGATCAATAGGCAGTTCTATCGGGGTAGCAGCAATGCTTCCAGGAACTGTTATTGACCCTTGGCCAATATCCAGGTCAACATATGTAGGTTTCCAACCTTGTTTAGCTGCCCAACTAAGAAGCATCCTTGTCAAAGTGCTCTTGCCAGAATCTGTTGGTCCTACAACAATTACCCTAGGGCCCTGCACCTCCCAGAAGATTGTATTGTCAAAACTAGATGCAAACTGCAGGAAAAGACTCATGCTTgttaaaaatatctttgaattatgCAACTGAcaacaattaataaatacctGAGAGGCCTCTAAGCCCTTTGATGCAGATGCTTTGGCATGGTTTCTTCTTCCGTCCAGTACAGCATGTACATTTACATAACTGACCATGGGTGTCTGAAAATCAAGGACACAACAACATGATTAATCTATTTAAGAACAATTGTGCCATTCTTCTTCTCTCAAGAATACTGTGTAAAGCATGCCAGACTACCAAGCAAAAGATCTAACAGTGAAAAAGCACGTACCTCATCTGCCGTATAATCAGTTTCAGTTGCACCATCCATTTCAATTGTGGCTCCATACCAAGTAAAAACCTATAAATTAAGAAAAGCAGTTTTCAGTGTCTTTGAGAAACGGCTGTAAAATGCAATCATCAGAAAGTGATTAGTCagttttcaaactctatttTCAGAAACACCATTGAACAcattcttaaattttgaaaacaccaAATCCATTTTATGTTACACGTTTTCAAtctatcttttaaataaaaattagaaaaattatttaaaatgtcaaatatatttattaatttcataataacaattaataaaattaacaccTATATCAGcaaagaatcaattatttgcTCAAGAAAAAACAAGACAAAACTTACGGCAAATTTAAGACGTGGGGGGAAGGTGAGCCAGATTTCTGGAGGTAATTCAGTTCCAAAAATCTCAGCATTACCATTAAGAACCCGAAGGTTCAGATGTGTCTCATTACCAACTTCAATTCTCAGCTCACTCTCTTTGTCCAATTTCACTTGCCTTACTGTTGAAGCTGAAGCAGAACCGATGCCAGTCATTGCTGCAGGTGCTCCACCATAAGCCATGTCTACTCTAGTATGTATAAATTTCACCAATGTCTTTAAATTTAGCCCAGAGATAAACCTGTTTTCCCTGAGATAAAAAAGTAACGGCTTCAACAGCTATATACTCTTTAACCTTGTTTATAATATTcattgttcaaattcaaaagatTTGTCAAAAACAGAAATCACCCACACTCCCCGAAAACCACAAACTTAATCTGACTTTTTCTATCCAATAACCAAGAAATCCCCCCGTGATTGCACCTTATTCAAAACAAGGGACAAGCTCAAAGGTATAAATACAATACCCCATTTATGTTATCCACAGATATGAACATATGACATAACGGGTGGACATTAAGGCTTAAATTCATACCGCTCACTCAACAAGAGTACAGAACAAACATAAGCAAACTAGCTTCATAAACTAAGAAAGCAAGTTCATTAAACTATGAAGAAACAGGACTAACAACCAACTCGGCATAGACTTTGGACAAAACCCTATTACAAAACTGAGGCATAAAACAATTAGCAGCCCAATcatcaaatttaaatcttttacaAAGGGTATAATATAACACATAACATTAAAGCTAACCTTGATGGTAGAGAGCTAGAGCTCAGGGACCCAGAGAAATGGAAGAAACAGACTGACTGTAGGAAGGAGGGAAACGAAACAGCGAGATTTTGTGAAATCAATGCCGAGTTATTGAAAGGAAGATATACCATATACTATATAAGAAGctaaagaaagaataatttagCACAAATTTGGGGCTTCATTCAACCAAACAACAAAcgaaacttaattgaaaaagataaaagaaaaccTTGGAAATGGGAATCTGGTTTTAGAGAGTGTATTCAGAATCAAAAAATTGGAGATGCGGGGTATCGATCCCGGTACCTCTCGCATGCTAAGCGAGCGCTCTACCATCTGAGCTACATCCCCTCTTGCTGTATTGTTGCAATTTTATAGTAATGTTGAACGCTAAGTTGATCATGCTGACCCATTTCAACTTGGCTCGAATttatttaactcaaactcaaactacaTTTGCACCAAAAGGGTTCGCTTGTTTTTAAAACCAATCTAAACCCAACATAAAAAGAGTTTAGTTTAGTTCGATTTGTAAGTTGGATAAATAGAtcttttagtttaagtttaaacttgtgattgaatttaaatcatgtcaaataattacaaaaataatatttcataaaataatattagtttatcaataaataacaaatttggagttataaacttaaaatttaaatctaaataatgattttgagtctaattctaaattttaaacttattcacTAAACTAAACTAGAGTTATCTTATGTTTAGCTTTTGATTCTATAAATTCAATCtgtccaattttttatttgagtataaGAGTATTCAAAATTGATTGTATTTGTACCTACCTTAATTGAAAAGaccttcttttcattttttatcaaaaatatcaaactatTACAAACTCCTACGAAATTgtaatatacatattaatttttaatattatattacaacaataatgttgtggatataatttatacatgtataattttatatatggaTAATAACCTATCACCAccgtataaataataacatattaacatttatttaactTTTCCGGGCCATTCAAAAGCTTTTACCAATACAAAAGCTGTAGCCATCTGAGAGAGAAGGGCCAGTTGCGGCAAAATGCTACTAAGAAGACTCTTACTGCAACCGTCCAGTCCTCTTCGTATTCTCTCGTCAAAATACCCACTTCAAAAATGCCTcaattctcttcttcttcttccacatCTTCGGACTCTCAAGTCTTAAACTCTCATTTCGTTGGACACTCAGACGACAACACAGAGAAGCCCGCCTCCACCACCATCTCCGTTGACCGCTCTGGCCTCTACAATCCCCCTGGTACACACATTACTCATTTTCATGCTATTTtgcggtttttttttttgtttcatattttttggaacaagttttgaatttacttacttttgttttaattttttttccggGTTTTGGATGTGTAGAGCACTCGCATGAGCAGAACGTTGAATCTGAGCTCGTTAAGCAACTTAAAGGGATCATAAAGGtgtgaaatttaatatatttatgacgTTTTGCCGATTTGGTTTGTTTGCTTGGTGATATTGGTGATATGTATTTAGTGTTTGCGAAAATGTCTGAATGAGTTTGTAGATTAaagaatttgtttaaatttgtgaaAGAGAGAGTCTTGTTTGGTGAGTGGAGCTCGGGATTCAATTGCGCTATTAGCTTTTGCATCAACGGGTTAGTTTTGTGCTTTCAGAATGAATTTTTCTTATGTGAATGGCCAAAAGTGGTTGCGAAATTGTAATGTAATAAAACTAAACTATGGTTTTCCATTATCTCTATTGGCACTTTGTGGTGAGGCGTTTGAAGATCTCAAGGGAATTTCctatagttaattttttattacatgtgAAGTAACTCCTTGTACTTGAAGCTGATTGTCATAATTGCTTATTTTTCAGTTCCGTGGAGGGCCAATCTCAGTTGCAGAGTATATGGAAGAAGTTCTGACAAATCCAAAGGCTGGGTTCTATATCAATCGTGATGTATTTGGAGCTCAAGGTGATTTTATAACCTCACCTGAAGTGAGCCAGATGTTTGGAGAGGTAATGCGGTTTCTCTTGTTCAGTCTTACTCTTGTTTCCTTGTAACTCATTGAAAAAACATTAAAGGAGTCATTTGCACTGTAAAGTGCTGCTAGTTAAACACACATTTTTTGGTTATCACAAAACAGTTGATTCTTTTTCCGGCTGATGAAAATTCAGATGATTGGTGTTTGGGCCATGTGTCTGTGGGAGCAAATGGGACAGCCAAACAGAGTGAACCTTGTTGAGCTGGGTCCAGGTCGAGGAACTCTCATGGTTGACCTTCTTCGTGTATGAGACAGTAATTACAAATTTGTAtggttgttaatttttatatggttgtatttttttttttttttttcagtgaaTTTGGATTATTTTGTGGTTAGCCATTAAGTGGAGTTTTTTCTTTCAGGGTGCATCAAAGTTTAAGGGCTTTACTGAATCATTGCACATACATTTGGTAGAATGTAGTCCAGCATTACAGAAGCTTCAGTACCAGAACTTGAAATGCATGGATGAGGAAAGTGCTGgtgaaaacattgaaaaaagGATTATTAGCACACTGGCTGAAACACCTGTATCATGGCATGCTGCACTGGAGCAGGTTCCATCAGGAAGTATGGAAttatcttttaatcttttttccctTGAAAGCAAACTATAAGCACTTTAAGCTCAGAGTAATTTGACCAGATGATAAAAGAAAACTAATTGATTATCTTAGACAAACATCTACTTTGTCAAGTTCTTAATTTAGTTTCTATTGAATAATATACTAACAATATcttgtgtttttcttttgtcatttaTAATGATGTGATTGATGACTTTACCCCCTTAATTAATTTTgtctgtttaatttttttccagtCCCAACAATGATAATTGCCCATGAATTTTATGATGCTCTACCAGTTCATCAGTTTCAGGTTTGTCTGTTTGATCTTAGCTACTTTCTGTTTCTGTTCCCAAAAGAAACTGCCTTATCTTCTAATGTGTGTTTCTGATATGGAATTTTATCTGCAGAAGGCGTCCCGTGGCTGGTGTGAAAAATTAGTTGATGTCACTGAAGATTCATCGTAAGGATTTTTGATTTGGTCTTGCAGCATTAGTCTTTTACATGAATGAATTCTGAAGAATTATAAATTGATGCTTCTAACATATATCTTTCAGGTTTCATTATGTTCTGTCTCCACAGCCAACACCTGCAACGCTTTTTCTGTTGAAGCGCTGCAAGGGGGCTTCAGCTGAAGAACTAGAGAAACTTGAGCACATTGAGGTTTGCCCCAAAGCAATGGAGTTGACTAATACAATAGCGAAGAGGATAGGCTCTGATGGAGGTGGAGCTCTAATAATTGATTATGGCCTGAATGGAGTAGTCTCAGATAGTCTGCAGGTTTGATGTCTTAACTTTGCTTATTGTAAGTTCTTTTCGTCTTTTAGATGTTTATCATTCCATAAACAAGTTAGCTTTCTTATCagtgaaaatttatcatttcatttgcTAACTAGTCAAAATTTGACTGTTTTGGCTACTACATAATGGTTTATACCCTATGCAATGTCCCACTTATTTTGAAACAATGCAAATGCAAATGTTTTGATATCATCTCATTATGGTTCTGGGTAAATAGTTGTGCCACAGAaagaaaatagatatttttgtatctttcttctttattgaGGGATATAAACCTCATCATCATTGTGCTGAAAATTTGTAGGATAAGATATTGAGTGTCAATCTTGATCCATCAGACAACTTACAAATTTATGCCTggtccttttgttttttttttttttgccaactTACTATTTTCATTCCTGATAACCCTAAAATGCAGGCAATTCGGAAACATAAATTTGTCAGTATATTTGATAATCCTGGGACTGCTGATCTCAGTGCATATGTTGATTTTGCTTCTGTCAAGCATTCTGCTGAGGAAGCCTCAGGTGCATATCCTTGTCATTTTGggatttttaaattcttaatttgttttttgttttgcatTTTTTGACATTTAGCATTTCAAACATGAAAGAATAATGaagataatttatcattattttccaACATATGTTTTCAGAGAATGTGTCTGTCCATGGCCCTATTACTCAGTCCCAGTTTCTTGGTTCTCTTGGAATAAATTTCCGTGTTGAAGCGCTGCTACAGAACTGCACACAGGAGCAAGCAGAGTCTCTGAGGACAGGATATTGGCGTCTTGTGGGTGATGGCGAAGCCCCATTCTGGGAAGGACCTGATGACCAGACGCCTATTGGAATGGGTACCCGGTATTTGGCAATGGCCATTGTCAACAAAAAGCAAGGTGTTCCAGTTCCATTTCAATGAAGTTTGAATTACCATGACAGTTTTGTAATGCTAGCTACTTTAAGCTTTTGTACATCAGTAATTTATGCTCCTTACCAATAAATTTAcaaagtttgtattttttatgaaCATGTCAACAAATATTCCTGCAGTAATGGAATGAAAATCTGATTTTCTTCTTCCCTATATGATGTGCTTTCTGGTATTTGCTAAATCATATCATCACAGAAAGTTAATAACCATTATCTTGTATTCAAGATTCACATCTAATGATAATTACTACCGTTGCAGCATCAATCTATTTGAGCTAAGTTGGCTCTACTTGATTGAGTTGTCAAAAAGTTACCAACATATTCATCTTCTttgatgatgatttttttttctttattcccATCAGCTTTTTGGCAGTTTTACAGTAAACTCATCACCTGTTTGAGCAAGTCAACTCTAAACTCTATTCACTGTCTCAAATCCAGGGAAATTTACTGTTTGATGGAAGAAACTGTGCTTCTATAGGCATTTAATTCTGATCTAATAGCTTGAGTCACAGTTTGGTTTTTTAGCATTCCAACTCAAAAcgcatcaaattttttaaacttctgTCCCTAATTTCTGCAATCCATAACTGCAAAAGAGAACAGATCACAATTTCTTGCCATTGACAGAGCCACGAAAAGCACAATTTTACTAACTTGCAAGCCAGAAAGGATGGATTGTCCCCACCATTGTTGTTGACTAAGCGCACTCTTGAACACTAAAACTGTATCATATTGCAATTGTAATGTTGCCACCACCTCTTTCACTTATTTAGAAAGATGATCTTCAAATTTAAGTCAGGGAATGGGTTTCAACCCTAAACATTTTTAGGTAAACAAGATTAATCCAAACTTTACTACGTAAGGTAAAATAATACCTGATGATCataactagggttggattcaatttAAGTTAAGTCGAGTTTGGGGTCGACTCGAGCtttgatcaaattaataatGCTCAACTCAAGTGGGGTCGACTCGAGCtttgatcaaattaataatGCTCAACTCAAGTTTGAACTTTTTCGAAATGAAGCATAGTGTCACCGAAGAACTATCGATGGGATAAACAATATCGTCAGAAAAGTGAACAATGAACAATGTAATCGgttaaataaatagtatcatcgGATAGATAAATAAACCAATGTCTATCTAAGTCATTGAGTTGAAACTCCAACTCGAGATTAACTCTTTTTAACCAAGCTATGGATTCAAGTCAAATCATTCGGATTGGATCCACCCTTTTTGGTAACTCTTTTGCGTAGAATCTTGTTAAAATGCATTACcctaatgttataaaatatttagaaataaaagcCACCAAAAGTTTTCAAGCCTCTTCTCGTACAAACAGTCCCTTCATCACTTTCATCTCTACTACTGCCgcattctctttttttttaaacatccCCATGCACCAAATTAGCTTCATTTTCAGATAAATCCAACCTCAATCTATTAGAAAACATCCAAAAAGGAGAGACTGTAACACCTTGAGGTATATTTTAGGGGTATAATTGTCTTTTTATAAGCTTAGAGTTGGATTTCTATCGAATCGAGCTGaaattgaaaatggaaaaattcGTTTTGGCCTAACGTATGACCATGTACACTCATATGTCGTCCATCTCACAGGCTGCCACGCTGGTAAGAAAGGTCTATGTATGTCCGTACATCACTTTTTATTTAGAGTCAGGATTAGAGATGGACTCTGGATAGAAGAGGGAAAAAGGattcatatataaatacttTATCAATGTCCCTTCATGAAACCCCAGAGAAATTGTGAGAATTCTTGAGTGTGGAGAGACATCTAGACATGCTAGTAGAGACTTTCAACGAGACTCAGGCTAACGACAACCAAGAACCCAAAAATTTTCGATGACAAGGCAAGTAGGAATGAATATCCACcttcttgattgatttcagATAGCTGCCTTGTTGTGAATATCTCGTTGGTTGTAAAAGAATGCATAAGAATTAGATTAGGTTGATCGTGAGGCGTTGGTCTTTAGTTTTGAATGCATAGTTCCAGATATGCATGAATTTGTTCAAAGATTGAACATACTCTGCGACTAGATGATGTTGGATTGccataaaattatcttattgaTTCTAGGGTGCTAGAGCATTTGAATGATGAAAATCCGGCTAAAAATGGCTGGAATTCGAATTCCATGATGCCACGTACAATCATGCCTTGCATGGCCACAGACATACATGGGCTAGAatggtaaaagaaaataaagcaatGCATGACGAACATGTACACCTGTATGTCCCTTCCTTGAAATTGGATTTTGTTGATAGACGGACATGTGGCAAAGCATGTGTAGCCATTCATGTCTTAGAAGAACTTTTCGATATGTTCTACACCAATACATCAAGCATATACGATCTTGCATGGTTGAAAAAATGGATTAAGTCCTAGGTTTAtaggttgaagaagaagaataatatttGGGAGATGTATGCTCATGCACCATAAGCACGCATTCATGCCAATGCATCCTCCGTCATGCATTTACACTCGTGAAAACCACAACGTGACAGTATATGTCGAATATAGAAGATGTATGCTCATGAGTGCAAGGGAGTCACACCTGTACCTAATAAGATTTAAATATGTACACCCAACTAAGCTTTAGGAGTGATCGCACGTCCATAGAACACCATGTACGCTCGTACATAGAAAAGAAAGGTACGTCTGTAACTTGATAATGTATATGATATTGTAGTAGGAATTAAACAagagtttcataaaactcaaagAAATCTGGAAATTTTCAGATTCAGCAAGCTTACGGAGAGCAGAGAGCAAAacagaggaagaaagaaagagagaaaaaaatataagctGATGGATTTCAAATCTGAATTTAATTTTCGTAAGTGAGTTATACATACATCCAAGAGCAGTACATGACATCAGCAAGCTTAATTTGTACAACCAAAAATCAGCAAAAGTTCTAATATTAAGGA
The genomic region above belongs to Mangifera indica cultivar Alphonso chromosome 15, CATAS_Mindica_2.1, whole genome shotgun sequence and contains:
- the LOC123197871 gene encoding protein CLP1 homolog isoform X5 yields the protein MAYGGAPAAMTGIGSASASTVRQVKLDKESELRIEVGNETHLNLRVLNGNAEIFGTELPPEIWLTFPPRLKFAVFTWYGATIEMDGATETDYTADETPMVSYVNVHAVLDGRRNHAKASASKGLEASQFASSFDNTIFWEVQGPRVIVVGPTDSGKSTLTRMLLSWAAKQGWKPTYVDLDIGQGSITVPGSIAATPIELPIDPIEGIPLEMALVYFFGHPSPSNNVDLYKVLVKELAQMLEKQFTGNAESRAAGMVINTMGWIEGVGYELILHAIDTFNANVVLVLGQEKLFSLLRDVLKNKPNVDVVKLQKSGGVVSRNAKVRQKTRSYRIREYFYGLTNDFSPHANVANISDLHVYRIGGGPQAPRSALPIGADPVANPLRLVPVNVDQDLLHLVLAVSYAKEPDEIISSNVAGFIYITDIDMRRKTVTYLSPSAGILPSKYLIVGTLAWLET
- the LOC123197871 gene encoding protein CLP1 homolog isoform X2, with the translated sequence MVERSLSMREVPGSIPRISNFLILNTLSKTRFPFPRENRFISGLNLKTLVKFIHTRVDMAYGGAPAAMTGIGSASASTVRQVKLDKESELRIEVGNETHLNLRVLNGNAEIFGTELPPEIWLTFPPRLKFAVFTWYGATIEMDGATETDYTADETPMVSYVNVHAVLDGRRNHAKASASKGLEASQFASSFDNTIFWEVQGPRVIVVGPTDSGKSTLTRMLLSWAAKQGWKPTYVDLDIGQGSITVPGSIAATPIELPIDPIEGIPLEMALVYFFGHPSPSNNVDLYKVLVKELAQMLEKQFTGNAESRAAGMVINTMGWIEGVGYELILHAIDTFNANVVLVLGQEKLFSLLRDVLKNKPNVDVVKLQKSGGVVSRNAKVRQKTRSYRIREYFYGLTNDFSPHANVANISDLHVYRIGGGPQAPRSALPIGADPVANPLRLVPVNVDQDLLHLVLAVSYAKEPDEIISSNVAGFIYITDIDMRRKTVTYLSPSAGILPSKYLIVGTLAWLET
- the LOC123197871 gene encoding protein CLP1 homolog isoform X4 is translated as MVYLPFNNSALISQNLAVSFPSFLQSVCFFHFSGSLSSSSLPSRENRFISGLNLKTLVKFIHTRVDMAYGGAPAAMTGIGSASASTVRQVKLDKESELRIEVGNETHLNLRVLNGNAEIFGTELPPEIWLTFPPRLKFAVFTWYGATIEMDGATETDYTADETPMVSYVNVHAVLDGRRNHAKASASKGLEASQGPRVIVVGPTDSGKSTLTRMLLSWAAKQGWKPTYVDLDIGQGSITVPGSIAATPIELPIDPIEGIPLEMALVYFFGHPSPSNNVDLYKVLVKELAQMLEKQFTGNAESRAAGMVINTMGWIEGVGYELILHAIDTFNANVVLVLGQEKLFSLLRDVLKNKPNVDVVKLQKSGGVVSRNAKVRQKTRSYRIREYFYGLTNDFSPHANVANISDLHVYRIGGGPQAPRSALPIGADPVANPLRLVPVNVDQDLLHLVLAVSYAKEPDEIISSNVAGFIYITDIDMRRKTVTYLSPSAGILPSKYLIVGTLAWLET
- the LOC123197871 gene encoding protein CLP1 homolog isoform X3, whose protein sequence is MVYLPFNNSALISQNLAVSFPSFLQSVCFFHFSGSLSSSSLPSRENRFISGLNLKTLVKFIHTRVDMAYGGAPAAMTGIGSASASTVRQVKLDKESELRIEVGNETHLNLRVLNGNAEIFGTELPPEIWLTFPPRLKFAVFTWYGATIEMDGATETDYTADETPMVSYVNVHAVLDGRRNHAKASASKGLEASQVQGPRVIVVGPTDSGKSTLTRMLLSWAAKQGWKPTYVDLDIGQGSITVPGSIAATPIELPIDPIEGIPLEMALVYFFGHPSPSNNVDLYKVLVKELAQMLEKQFTGNAESRAAGMVINTMGWIEGVGYELILHAIDTFNANVVLVLGQEKLFSLLRDVLKNKPNVDVVKLQKSGGVVSRNAKVRQKTRSYRIREYFYGLTNDFSPHANVANISDLHVYRIGGGPQAPRSALPIGADPVANPLRLVPVNVDQDLLHLVLAVSYAKEPDEIISSNVAGFIYITDIDMRRKTVTYLSPSAGILPSKYLIVGTLAWLET
- the LOC123197871 gene encoding protein CLP1 homolog isoform X1 yields the protein MVYLPFNNSALISQNLAVSFPSFLQSVCFFHFSGSLSSSSLPSRENRFISGLNLKTLVKFIHTRVDMAYGGAPAAMTGIGSASASTVRQVKLDKESELRIEVGNETHLNLRVLNGNAEIFGTELPPEIWLTFPPRLKFAVFTWYGATIEMDGATETDYTADETPMVSYVNVHAVLDGRRNHAKASASKGLEASQFASSFDNTIFWEVQGPRVIVVGPTDSGKSTLTRMLLSWAAKQGWKPTYVDLDIGQGSITVPGSIAATPIELPIDPIEGIPLEMALVYFFGHPSPSNNVDLYKVLVKELAQMLEKQFTGNAESRAAGMVINTMGWIEGVGYELILHAIDTFNANVVLVLGQEKLFSLLRDVLKNKPNVDVVKLQKSGGVVSRNAKVRQKTRSYRIREYFYGLTNDFSPHANVANISDLHVYRIGGGPQAPRSALPIGADPVANPLRLVPVNVDQDLLHLVLAVSYAKEPDEIISSNVAGFIYITDIDMRRKTVTYLSPSAGILPSKYLIVGTLAWLET
- the LOC123197872 gene encoding protein arginine methyltransferase NDUFAF7 homolog, mitochondrial, whose product is MPQFSSSSSTSSDSQVLNSHFVGHSDDNTEKPASTTISVDRSGLYNPPEHSHEQNVESELVKQLKGIIKFRGGPISVAEYMEEVLTNPKAGFYINRDVFGAQGDFITSPEVSQMFGEMIGVWAMCLWEQMGQPNRVNLVELGPGRGTLMVDLLRGASKFKGFTESLHIHLVECSPALQKLQYQNLKCMDEESAGENIEKRIISTLAETPVSWHAALEQVPSGIPTMIIAHEFYDALPVHQFQKASRGWCEKLVDVTEDSSFHYVLSPQPTPATLFLLKRCKGASAEELEKLEHIEVCPKAMELTNTIAKRIGSDGGGALIIDYGLNGVVSDSLQAIRKHKFVSIFDNPGTADLSAYVDFASVKHSAEEASENVSVHGPITQSQFLGSLGINFRVEALLQNCTQEQAESLRTGYWRLVGDGEAPFWEGPDDQTPIGMGTRYLAMAIVNKKQGVPVPFQ